The Pseudomonas sp. TH06 genome has a window encoding:
- a CDS encoding phospholipase has protein sequence MSGLHPKPQEKPKPVIARFDALFTETGIAFSADNAHLVLHIADAHSDVEPVAALPGNALKGRPQARFEGGEHTAIGDNTLLRFVENAQPLLAQNVPLHLPNGLSLTYGQVLALGGDFYGIPDRPVSEGATPVDRLQRFNAAFDSLAVLPAARAEATQILAVMQKEIDAVKQAIKDGKQPHEAYDALGDTLSEEWNKITGGGSFVSALFPLGRYLKLAANNADHFGEWAKLAYIAGHTAALQTAIAARANHDEQQLERAYAMNAFADHFLTDLFSSGHLRVPRKELAAVVTPSDLGSLITRFMHDEDSKFGLKVRNGHGDQWRAYGDKRYFDATDADNRTQVNQAVQTSADEVFAAYLSGNLPAPSAFTALQRLPDLTAVLNPANNFSPLFRTEGSKVLRRKDVNNLNDSATVDDWWGWSTYLLLKDYHPTGNVN, from the coding sequence ATGTCCGGACTTCACCCGAAACCTCAGGAAAAACCCAAACCGGTCATCGCCCGTTTTGATGCTCTGTTTACTGAAACCGGCATCGCATTCAGCGCCGACAATGCGCATCTGGTGCTGCACATCGCCGACGCTCACAGCGATGTCGAACCGGTCGCTGCCCTCCCCGGCAATGCCTTGAAAGGCAGGCCGCAAGCACGCTTCGAGGGCGGTGAGCACACGGCTATCGGCGATAACACGCTGTTGCGCTTTGTCGAAAATGCGCAACCGCTGCTCGCGCAAAATGTGCCATTGCATCTGCCCAATGGCCTGTCGCTGACTTACGGCCAGGTGCTGGCACTGGGCGGTGATTTCTACGGCATTCCTGATCGCCCGGTCAGCGAAGGCGCCACCCCGGTGGATCGCCTGCAACGCTTCAACGCAGCCTTCGACTCCCTTGCGGTACTGCCTGCCGCGCGTGCCGAAGCCACACAGATTCTCGCGGTCATGCAAAAGGAGATCGACGCGGTTAAACAGGCAATCAAGGACGGCAAACAACCACACGAAGCCTACGATGCGCTGGGAGATACGTTGTCCGAAGAGTGGAACAAGATCACCGGCGGCGGCAGTTTCGTCTCCGCGCTGTTCCCGCTCGGGCGTTACCTGAAACTGGCGGCCAACAATGCCGACCATTTTGGCGAATGGGCGAAGCTTGCCTACATCGCCGGGCACACCGCAGCGCTGCAAACGGCTATCGCTGCTCGCGCCAATCACGATGAACAACAATTGGAACGGGCCTACGCCATGAACGCGTTTGCCGACCACTTCCTCACCGACCTGTTTTCCTCCGGCCACTTGCGGGTGCCGCGCAAGGAACTCGCTGCGGTGGTGACCCCGAGTGATCTGGGCTCGCTGATCACCCGGTTCATGCACGACGAGGACAGCAAGTTCGGTCTCAAGGTGCGCAACGGGCATGGCGATCAATGGCGGGCCTATGGCGACAAACGCTACTTCGACGCGACCGACGCCGACAACCGCACTCAAGTCAATCAAGCGGTACAGACCTCCGCCGACGAGGTATTCGCCGCCTACCTCAGCGGCAACCTGCCCGCGCCTTCGGCGTTCACCGCACTGCAACGCCTGCCGGACCTGACGGCGGTGTTGAATCCGGCGAACAACTTTTCACCACTGTTCCGCACCGAGGGCAGCAAGGTGCTGCGCCGCAAGGACGTCAACAACCTCAACGACAGCGCCACCGTCGACGACTGGTGGGGCTGGAGCACTTACCTGCTGCTCAAGGACTACCACCCGACCGGCAACGTCAATTAA